From Sphaerochaeta sp., a single genomic window includes:
- a CDS encoding ABC-F family ATP-binding cassette domain-containing protein — MNILSVERLAKTVNDVPLFHDASFGLDEGEHVGLVGHNGAGKSTLLSTLAGAISPDEGTVSLKKGTDVVLLPQRITFTEDETVASFLFSGMGRRIELRKEYLHADTKTMATLDEEMHALDGWNLEQDYQALLSQLGMEGMDDRLLSTLSGGQLKKVAIARVLAAKPNLLMLDEPTNHLDIETIIWLQEYVRASQMTIIIVTHDRYFLDEVATSILELDGGRVFLHPGSFADYLQRREERLSMEEKEQARIKTILRRELEWLKHGPKARTGKDSGRKDRIKEMQAEQHSVRQTGQKAFESIDRRLGKKVLRLEHITKAYGDHLLFRDFSYDFLAGERIGLIGPNGCGKSTLLDIITGVVKPDSGTVDVGVNTVFGYYDQRGRNLPEAKTITEYITDIAERIRLSQDEVVSPARFLELFGFPEKMQRLPIARLSGGERRRLYLVSTLITNPNFLLLDEPTNDLDLETMENLESYIQDFSGCALVVSHDRAFLDQACDHQFILGDKEGNVINWPGSYTDWHDQQTQSQPEQPSTTQSKQQKREHQEKKGLSYKEAEEYQSLTKKIDQLTKEQQTLEASFSTLQPTELGTLQERTKRYDQNKQLLSTMEDRWLELAEKAEET, encoded by the coding sequence ATGAATATTCTTTCCGTCGAACGTCTTGCCAAAACCGTCAATGATGTCCCGCTGTTTCATGATGCCAGTTTCGGCTTGGACGAAGGGGAACATGTCGGTCTGGTCGGGCATAACGGAGCGGGGAAATCCACGCTGCTCTCCACGCTCGCCGGCGCCATTTCCCCGGACGAAGGGACCGTCTCCCTGAAGAAGGGAACCGATGTGGTGCTCCTCCCCCAACGGATCACATTCACGGAAGACGAAACGGTCGCTTCCTTCCTGTTCTCCGGAATGGGAAGACGGATCGAACTCCGCAAGGAATATCTCCACGCAGACACAAAAACGATGGCAACATTGGACGAAGAGATGCATGCGCTGGATGGCTGGAATCTGGAGCAGGACTACCAGGCGCTCCTCAGCCAGCTGGGGATGGAGGGCATGGATGACCGTCTTCTTTCCACGCTTTCCGGGGGACAGTTGAAAAAGGTCGCCATCGCACGGGTGCTGGCGGCAAAACCGAACCTGCTGATGCTGGATGAGCCGACCAACCATCTGGACATCGAGACGATCATCTGGTTGCAGGAGTACGTCCGTGCCTCACAGATGACCATCATCATCGTCACCCATGACCGATATTTCCTGGATGAAGTCGCAACCTCCATTTTGGAACTGGATGGGGGACGAGTATTTCTCCATCCCGGCTCATTCGCCGACTATCTGCAACGCCGTGAAGAACGGCTCTCCATGGAAGAGAAGGAGCAGGCGCGGATCAAAACGATCCTCCGCAGGGAATTGGAATGGCTGAAACATGGGCCAAAGGCCAGGACCGGCAAGGACAGCGGCAGGAAGGATCGCATCAAGGAGATGCAGGCGGAGCAACACTCCGTACGGCAGACCGGGCAGAAGGCGTTTGAAAGCATCGATCGACGGTTGGGTAAGAAAGTACTCCGTCTGGAGCACATCACCAAAGCGTACGGCGACCATCTGCTGTTCCGTGATTTCTCCTACGATTTCCTTGCCGGCGAGCGCATTGGGTTGATCGGTCCCAACGGCTGCGGGAAAAGCACGTTGCTTGACATCATCACCGGCGTGGTGAAGCCGGACAGCGGGACGGTGGACGTCGGCGTGAACACCGTGTTCGGTTACTATGACCAGCGGGGACGCAACCTCCCGGAAGCAAAAACCATTACGGAATACATCACCGACATCGCCGAGCGGATCCGGCTCTCCCAGGATGAAGTGGTCTCCCCTGCCCGCTTTCTGGAACTGTTCGGCTTCCCGGAGAAGATGCAGCGTCTTCCCATCGCGCGGCTTTCCGGAGGGGAACGCAGACGACTGTATTTGGTCTCCACGTTGATCACCAACCCCAATTTTCTGCTGTTGGACGAACCGACCAACGACCTGGACCTGGAAACGATGGAAAACCTGGAATCCTATATCCAGGATTTCTCCGGTTGTGCCCTGGTCGTCAGCCATGACCGGGCGTTCCTCGACCAGGCGTGTGACCACCAGTTCATTCTGGGAGACAAAGAGGGCAACGTAATCAACTGGCCGGGAAGCTACACTGACTGGCACGACCAGCAAACCCAATCACAACCAGAACAACCATCAACCACCCAATCGAAACAGCAGAAACGGGAACACCAGGAAAAGAAAGGCCTTTCCTACAAAGAGGCGGAGGAATACCAATCCCTCACCAAGAAGATTGACCAGTTGACCAAGGAACAGCAAACCTTGGAAGCCAGTTTCTCCACCCTCCAGCCCACCGAACTGGGCACCCTGCAGGAACGCACCAAGCGGTACGACCAGAACAAACAGCTTCTTTCCACCATGGAAGACCGTTGGTTGGAACTGGCGGAGAAAGCGGAAGAAACCTAA
- a CDS encoding carbohydrate-binding protein, whose amino-acid sequence MNITLSITNGETIRAEQSGTGEIWLVSQEAYQPGDVIRFTTDQEGFYLLRLEETLGPVLVYAHAGAFTLSVPFDEKKICYNPTAFTGDIHYLSARPAEPWETEGLRDLSYNPLDCHENRSLFPHASANVETRGESVFAARNAIDGVVANHSHGAWPYASWGINRDPDAALTLDFGRTVEIHQIVLYLRADFPHDAWWKEAKVTFDETTTLTLPLVKSDRAQEFPLQPTVAKKLVLHDLVKADDPSPFPALTQIRVIGRETH is encoded by the coding sequence ATGAACATCACACTCTCCATCACCAACGGCGAGACAATCCGCGCCGAACAATCCGGAACCGGAGAAATCTGGCTCGTCTCCCAAGAAGCCTACCAGCCTGGGGACGTCATTCGTTTCACTACCGACCAGGAAGGGTTCTATCTTCTCCGGCTGGAGGAAACGCTTGGGCCTGTTCTGGTCTATGCCCATGCGGGGGCGTTCACCCTTTCCGTCCCGTTTGACGAAAAGAAAATCTGCTACAATCCCACCGCATTCACCGGGGATATCCATTATCTGTCGGCCCGGCCAGCAGAACCGTGGGAGACAGAAGGCCTGCGTGATCTCTCGTACAATCCACTGGACTGCCATGAGAACCGCTCGCTGTTCCCCCACGCGTCGGCCAATGTGGAAACCCGAGGGGAATCGGTGTTCGCCGCTCGCAACGCCATCGATGGCGTGGTGGCCAACCACAGCCATGGGGCGTGGCCGTACGCCAGCTGGGGCATCAACCGGGATCCCGACGCTGCGTTGACGCTGGACTTCGGACGAACGGTGGAAATCCATCAGATCGTTCTGTACCTCCGCGCTGATTTTCCCCATGATGCCTGGTGGAAGGAAGCCAAGGTAACCTTTGATGAAACAACGACGCTCACCCTCCCGTTGGTGAAATCCGATCGGGCGCAGGAATTTCCCCTGCAGCCGACCGTGGCGAAAAAGCTCGTCCTGCATGACCTGGTCAAAGCGGACGACCCGTCCCCATTCCCTGCCCTTACCCAGATCCGGGTGATCGGAAGGGAAACCCACTGA
- a CDS encoding VTT domain-containing protein — MKFWKRLRNAFRKDTLFTDEGNLDKTQLLVSTIVLSLITFGLIALGIRLMRTTKVQQYPFMPKLYEVMGYRGVALFVYLVDTFIVPLTVDVVWPFVVSWPAWKAILIMGIPSALGGFSGYGIGRLIHLIPNIRSWTETHIQGKNGKLIQQYGAFGVFLGGLTPIPFTTVCWLAGIFRIDAKRVLAACFVSRLLRMALYYIFVILAT, encoded by the coding sequence ATGAAGTTCTGGAAACGGCTGCGGAACGCGTTCCGCAAAGATACCCTGTTCACCGATGAGGGAAACCTGGACAAGACCCAGCTTTTGGTCAGCACCATCGTCCTCTCGTTGATCACCTTCGGCCTGATCGCCCTGGGCATCCGGCTGATGCGCACCACCAAGGTACAGCAATATCCGTTCATGCCCAAGCTGTACGAGGTGATGGGCTACCGCGGGGTTGCGCTGTTCGTCTATCTGGTGGATACGTTCATCGTTCCGCTGACGGTGGACGTCGTCTGGCCGTTCGTCGTCTCCTGGCCTGCGTGGAAAGCGATTTTGATCATGGGCATCCCATCGGCATTGGGCGGGTTTTCCGGCTACGGCATCGGCCGGTTGATCCACCTGATCCCCAACATCCGTTCCTGGACGGAGACACACATCCAAGGAAAGAACGGGAAATTGATCCAACAGTACGGGGCGTTCGGTGTCTTCCTTGGCGGGCTCACCCCGATCCCGTTCACCACCGTCTGCTGGCTTGCCGGCATTTTTCGCATTGACGCCAAGCGGGTGTTGGCCGCCTGTTTCGTCTCCCGGCTCCTGAGGATGGCGCTCTACTACATCTTCGTCATCCTGGCCACCTGA
- the trkA gene encoding Trk system potassium transporter TrkA produces the protein MQVVILGAGRRGMRLARHLIEEKKDVTFIDTNPDRCNQASAKLDCLAVNGSGTNPDVLREAGCEVADIFIALTDSDEVNLVSCALVSSQFKIPRTVAAIRSMSYSGTELTAPLLGINYIVNPFEEVSKLISDIVQSGVFLNSSTFPHTPFVLCSLPVTKGSPAVGLMLSQIRTKFQTEFVLSGIQRGKETFLPSGGTTIQEGDSLAVVTFKDKMADLLDEFDATMQRPKHICIVGAGRISRFMMDRFTPSSRKHITVIDYDEEKCEHFAQMFPEVLVIKADITEESIWEDERLSSYDLLIALTDKDELNIITSTYAKRMGTSHSVALVKTNPNYAILARHMDIDTVVSTSEVTVDTLMRYIRGENIASIHSLFDGAIEVSEYKLLEGNELLGKQLKDVSLSGKVIVTGVTDKDGKSFLANGSYTFAEGDSVLVATEHGHVDFAQRLFT, from the coding sequence ATGCAAGTCGTGATTTTGGGCGCAGGACGGCGTGGCATGCGTCTTGCCAGGCATCTCATCGAAGAAAAAAAAGATGTCACGTTTATTGACACCAATCCGGACCGATGCAACCAGGCTTCCGCCAAGTTGGATTGCCTTGCCGTCAACGGAAGCGGAACCAATCCCGATGTCCTTCGGGAAGCAGGCTGTGAAGTCGCTGACATCTTCATCGCGCTTACCGACAGCGATGAAGTAAACCTGGTCTCCTGCGCATTGGTTTCCAGCCAATTCAAGATTCCCCGCACCGTGGCGGCGATCCGCAGCATGAGTTATTCCGGCACGGAACTCACCGCTCCGCTTCTGGGGATCAACTACATCGTCAACCCGTTTGAGGAAGTTTCCAAACTGATCTCCGACATCGTCCAGAGCGGAGTGTTTCTGAACAGCTCCACCTTTCCCCATACCCCGTTTGTCCTCTGTTCCCTTCCGGTGACCAAGGGATCCCCTGCGGTAGGATTGATGCTCAGCCAGATTCGCACCAAGTTCCAAACGGAGTTCGTGCTTTCGGGAATCCAGCGGGGAAAGGAAACGTTTCTTCCTTCCGGCGGAACCACCATCCAGGAAGGGGATTCCCTTGCCGTGGTGACGTTCAAGGACAAAATGGCCGACTTGTTGGATGAATTTGACGCCACCATGCAACGACCCAAACACATCTGCATCGTGGGCGCAGGCCGGATATCCCGGTTCATGATGGACCGCTTCACGCCCTCCAGCCGCAAGCACATCACCGTCATCGACTACGACGAGGAGAAATGCGAACACTTTGCCCAGATGTTCCCCGAGGTGCTGGTGATCAAAGCGGACATCACTGAGGAATCCATCTGGGAAGACGAGCGCCTTTCTTCGTATGATCTGTTGATCGCCCTGACGGACAAGGATGAGCTGAACATCATCACCTCGACCTACGCCAAACGCATGGGGACCAGCCATTCCGTCGCGCTGGTCAAAACCAACCCCAACTACGCCATCCTGGCCCGTCACATGGACATCGACACCGTCGTCTCCACCTCAGAGGTCACCGTCGATACGTTGATGCGCTACATCCGGGGCGAGAACATCGCCAGCATCCACTCTTTGTTCGACGGGGCCATTGAAGTCTCCGAATACAAGCTTCTGGAAGGCAACGAGTTGCTGGGCAAGCAACTGAAGGACGTCTCCTTGAGCGGCAAGGTCATCGTCACCGGCGTGACGGACAAAGACGGGAAAAGCTTTTTGGCCAATGGTTCCTACACCTTTGCCGAAGGGGATTCCGTCCTGGTCGCCACGGAACACGGGCATGTGGATTTCGCCCAAAGGTTGTTCACGTGA
- a CDS encoding DMT family transporter — translation MSSLVIGHLFALTTAFCWAENALIWGYLGKRVGSTETAHIRMWIATPVLFLLARMIDGPVHADIRTWLILLASGCLGYFVTDVAVFRAYVLLGTRKTVAIQTLSPVCSALLSLALFGERLSSQQIMGLAIAITGVALVIIQQKKETGPAQKSGILFAVFGAVVQALSLVLTKYALTSSGALTTNMIRCLGGLISLFLFSLFRKNLVHDFSSYHSSGLSLFLLLALGSLLGPIIGMSSEMQAFRFAPLGPSRQSPSQAR, via the coding sequence ATGTCTTCCCTTGTCATCGGCCATCTGTTCGCCCTGACCACCGCGTTCTGTTGGGCGGAGAACGCCCTGATCTGGGGATACTTGGGCAAACGGGTCGGTTCCACCGAGACGGCGCACATCCGGATGTGGATCGCCACTCCAGTGCTGTTCCTCCTCGCCAGGATGATCGACGGACCGGTCCATGCGGACATCCGCACCTGGCTGATCCTCCTTGCCAGCGGATGCTTGGGTTATTTCGTCACCGATGTGGCCGTCTTCCGGGCTTACGTACTGCTGGGAACACGGAAAACCGTCGCCATCCAGACACTCAGTCCGGTCTGCAGCGCCCTGCTCTCATTGGCGCTGTTTGGAGAGCGGCTCTCGTCCCAACAAATCATGGGACTCGCCATAGCCATCACCGGCGTCGCTCTGGTGATCATCCAACAGAAGAAAGAAACCGGGCCAGCGCAGAAATCTGGGATCCTGTTCGCCGTATTCGGTGCCGTCGTCCAAGCGCTTTCCCTGGTGCTCACCAAATACGCGCTCACCTCCTCCGGCGCTCTGACCACCAACATGATCCGTTGTCTTGGTGGGTTGATCAGCCTGTTTCTGTTTTCTCTCTTCCGGAAGAACCTGGTACACGACTTCTCCTCGTACCATTCAAGCGGTCTGTCTCTGTTCCTGCTTTTGGCGCTTGGCTCCCTGTTGGGCCCGATCATCGGCATGAGCAGTGAGATGCAGGCGTTCCGTTTCGCCCCCCTGGGACCGTCACGGCAATCTCCCAGTCAAGCCCGGTGA
- a CDS encoding branched-chain amino acid aminotransferase: protein MEKKAIDWANLGFSYIKTDYRYVSDWKDGAWDKGGLTKDADFMINECAGVLQYSQSCFEGLKAYTTEDGRTVTFRPDLNAKRLQDSCNRLLIPTFPEDRFMEALDQVVKANLSWVPPYGSGATLYVRPVMFGSGPVIGVAPAPEYQFRMFCTPVGPYFKGGVKPIRLMVSDYDRAAPHGTGHIKAGLNYAMSLYAGTLAHKLGFNENMFLDAATRTYIEETGGANFVFITKDGKLVTPKSPSILPSVTRRSIEYVAEHYLHMPVEERPVKFTELKDFAEAGVCGTAAVICPIGSVHTKDGDILLPSGMDHAGPYITKLYDTLTGIQMGRIEPPQGWIHEIK, encoded by the coding sequence ATGGAAAAGAAAGCGATTGATTGGGCGAATTTAGGATTCAGCTACATCAAGACCGACTATCGCTATGTCTCTGACTGGAAGGATGGGGCATGGGACAAAGGCGGCCTGACAAAGGATGCCGATTTCATGATCAACGAATGCGCGGGTGTGTTGCAGTACTCACAGTCCTGCTTTGAAGGGCTGAAGGCGTACACCACGGAGGATGGAAGAACGGTGACGTTCCGTCCGGATCTCAACGCCAAGCGGCTGCAGGACAGCTGCAACCGACTGTTGATCCCCACCTTCCCGGAAGATCGTTTCATGGAAGCGCTTGACCAAGTGGTCAAAGCGAATCTCTCATGGGTACCTCCGTATGGCAGCGGCGCGACGCTCTACGTACGCCCGGTGATGTTCGGTTCCGGTCCGGTCATTGGTGTCGCTCCGGCTCCTGAGTATCAATTCCGGATGTTCTGCACGCCGGTCGGGCCGTATTTCAAGGGCGGTGTGAAACCGATCCGCCTGATGGTCTCCGATTACGATCGTGCCGCGCCGCATGGCACCGGACACATCAAAGCAGGATTGAACTATGCGATGAGCCTGTACGCCGGTACGTTGGCCCACAAACTTGGGTTCAATGAAAACATGTTCCTTGATGCCGCAACCCGGACCTATATCGAGGAAACCGGTGGAGCAAACTTCGTGTTCATCACCAAGGATGGAAAACTGGTCACTCCGAAGAGCCCGTCGATCCTGCCGTCCGTAACGCGAAGGAGCATCGAGTACGTCGCAGAGCACTACCTGCACATGCCGGTGGAAGAACGGCCGGTCAAATTCACCGAGCTGAAGGATTTCGCCGAAGCCGGTGTCTGCGGTACCGCCGCGGTGATCTGCCCGATCGGCAGCGTCCATACCAAGGACGGAGACATTCTGCTTCCCAGTGGAATGGATCATGCCGGTCCGTACATCACCAAACTGTACGACACGCTCACCGGAATTCAGATGGGAAGGATCGAACCGCCACAAGGGTGGATCCACGAGATCAAATAA
- a CDS encoding TrkH family potassium uptake protein, which translates to MNLKQDCKLLAVIQLFLGILMGIPTYLAWRYGETEALQAFLTTLAIQGAVSIVVLLLTWRTKSTYMGTNDGLFFVTFTWVIGTAFSALPLFLSHCYPTYTDAYFETMSGFTTTGATVLTSIEDKPLSILFWRSMTNWLGGMGIVVLFVAFLPMLGVTGTILVNSESVGPTKDKLTPKIGQTALILWSLYIGLSALEVGILLLTGISLYDAVTITFSSISAAGFSVKNASIGGYGKTSVEIIVTVFMLIAGTNFSLYYKVIRGKFRQVLHDGELQWYLGIFALASLISAGFLVGNHVYANFFTALKYSTFQSASIMTTTGFSTANYQNWPQVSQMLLFLLFFVGGCAGSTGGGIKVIRVRALLTLGRNTITRRLHPNAVITNKVGDDVFTDRIMMEIAGFVGMYMASGLIGAVVLSISGADFATAISGSFLCLGNIGIGFGTVGPTGNFSAFPAVTKWILAFLMLAGRLELYTVYALFSSEFWRNRSSWITGLERNEKQKARTRKKSESRLA; encoded by the coding sequence GTGAATCTCAAGCAGGACTGCAAATTGTTGGCTGTCATCCAGCTGTTTTTGGGAATCCTGATGGGAATCCCCACCTATCTTGCATGGCGGTATGGAGAGACGGAAGCGCTTCAGGCGTTTCTCACCACGCTTGCCATCCAGGGGGCCGTCTCCATTGTGGTGCTTCTCCTTACCTGGAGAACCAAATCCACCTATATGGGCACCAATGACGGCCTGTTTTTCGTCACCTTCACCTGGGTCATCGGCACGGCATTCTCAGCTCTTCCGTTGTTCCTTTCCCACTGCTACCCTACCTATACCGATGCCTACTTCGAGACGATGAGCGGATTCACCACCACCGGAGCGACGGTGTTGACCTCCATTGAGGACAAACCGCTTTCCATCCTGTTCTGGCGCTCGATGACCAACTGGCTGGGAGGCATGGGCATCGTCGTTTTGTTCGTCGCGTTCCTTCCGATGCTGGGCGTCACCGGCACGATCCTGGTCAATTCGGAATCCGTCGGTCCGACCAAGGACAAACTGACACCGAAGATCGGACAGACCGCGTTGATCCTCTGGAGCCTGTACATCGGCCTGTCCGCCCTCGAAGTGGGCATTTTGCTCCTTACCGGCATCAGTCTGTACGACGCGGTGACCATCACGTTCTCGTCCATTTCCGCCGCGGGATTCAGCGTGAAGAACGCCAGCATCGGTGGATACGGCAAGACATCGGTGGAGATCATCGTGACGGTGTTCATGTTGATCGCCGGCACCAACTTCTCCCTGTACTACAAGGTGATCCGTGGCAAGTTCCGCCAAGTGCTTCATGATGGCGAACTGCAATGGTATCTGGGCATTTTCGCATTGGCCTCCTTGATTTCCGCGGGATTCCTCGTTGGAAACCATGTGTACGCAAATTTCTTCACCGCGCTCAAGTATTCCACGTTCCAGTCGGCATCCATCATGACGACGACGGGATTTTCCACCGCCAACTATCAGAACTGGCCTCAGGTCAGCCAGATGCTGCTGTTCCTGCTGTTCTTTGTCGGTGGCTGCGCGGGTTCGACCGGTGGCGGCATCAAAGTCATTCGGGTGCGGGCGCTTCTCACCCTGGGGAGAAACACCATCACCCGTCGGCTGCATCCCAATGCCGTCATCACCAACAAGGTGGGCGATGATGTCTTCACCGACCGCATCATGATGGAAATCGCTGGATTCGTCGGCATGTACATGGCCAGCGGTTTGATCGGAGCCGTCGTCCTTTCCATCTCTGGAGCCGATTTCGCAACCGCCATCTCCGGCAGTTTCCTCTGCTTGGGAAACATTGGCATCGGCTTTGGAACGGTGGGACCGACCGGCAACTTCTCCGCCTTCCCCGCAGTGACCAAATGGATTCTCGCGTTTCTGATGCTCGCAGGTCGTCTTGAGCTGTACACCGTATACGCATTGTTCTCCTCCGAATTCTGGCGCAACCGTTCCAGTTGGATCACCGGTTTGGAACGCAACGAAAAGCAAAAAGCACGAACACGAAAGAAGAGCGAAAGCAGACTTGCCTGA
- a CDS encoding DUF975 family protein yields MGNTGWRSAVKQEARMRIKGHIGKLFVVSLVYGAIRLVLTSQNTPPWEDTFLWFPAIPLDLVGMLLLNPPLLLGLTYVYLDTHQGQPIKVRTLFDGFSDFGRVVWFNLLLSVYLILWSLLCVVPGIIKAISYSQSYFLMAERPELRGSAAITESRRLMQGHKWEYFVFQLSFLPWWLLVAVTCGIAGIYVFPYYETALAGYYRRLVDSAS; encoded by the coding sequence ATGGGAAACACAGGATGGCGCAGCGCTGTTAAGCAGGAAGCCAGAATGCGAATCAAGGGGCATATCGGAAAATTGTTTGTTGTTTCGCTGGTGTATGGTGCCATCCGGCTGGTTCTGACCAGCCAGAACACTCCGCCATGGGAAGACACATTCCTGTGGTTTCCCGCCATCCCGCTTGATCTGGTGGGTATGCTGTTGCTCAATCCACCCTTATTGCTGGGTCTTACCTATGTGTACCTGGACACCCACCAGGGGCAACCCATCAAAGTGCGTACCTTGTTCGATGGGTTCTCGGATTTTGGAAGGGTGGTGTGGTTCAATCTGCTTCTGTCCGTCTATTTGATCCTCTGGTCGCTCCTGTGTGTGGTGCCGGGGATCATCAAAGCCATCTCATACAGCCAATCCTATTTCTTGATGGCCGAGCGTCCGGAACTGCGGGGAAGCGCCGCCATCACGGAGAGCCGGCGCCTGATGCAGGGGCACAAGTGGGAGTATTTCGTCTTCCAGCTTTCCTTCCTGCCCTGGTGGTTGCTGGTGGCGGTCACCTGTGGTATCGCCGGAATCTATGTGTTCCCGTACTACGAAACCGCGTTGGCCGGCTACTATCGTCGCCTGGTCGATTCCGCCTCATAA